A genomic region of Trifolium pratense cultivar HEN17-A07 linkage group LG3, ARS_RC_1.1, whole genome shotgun sequence contains the following coding sequences:
- the LOC123918549 gene encoding uncharacterized protein Mb0911c: MATSSNLNPAAFAYTVVYVKDVAESVDFYAKAFGYSVRRLDESHRWGELESGHTTIAFTPIHQHETDDLTGVVHANKSKQERPPLEVCFVYPDVDAAYKRAVENGAVAVSEPEMKEWGQKVGYVRDIDGIVIRMGSHVKPAKLD, translated from the exons ATGGCTACCTCGTCGAATCTCAACCCAGCAGCGTTTGCATACACGGTGGTTTACGTAAAAGATGTTGCCGAATCTGTTGATTTCTATGCCAAAGCCTTTGGCTATTCCGTTCGTCGCTTAGACGAATCCCACAG ATGGGGAGAGTTGGAAAGTGGTCACACAACTATTGCTTTCACTCCAATCCACCAGCACGAGACCGATGATCTCACCGGTGTTGTCCATGCCAATAAATCCAAACAAGAAAGACCACCGCTTGAGGTTTGTTTTGTTTACCCCGACGTTGATGCTGCTTACAAG AGGGCGGTGGAGAACGGAGCGGTGGCAGTGAGTGAGCCGGAGATGAAGGAGTGGGGACAAAAGGTTGGATACGTGAGAGACATTGATGGCATCGTGATCAGAATGGGAAGTCATGTGAAGCCAGCAAAACTAGATTAA
- the LOC123918550 gene encoding ubiquitin-conjugating enzyme E2 7 — translation MASQASLLLQKQLKDLCKNPVDGFSAGLVDETNIFEWSVTIIGPPDTLYEGGFFNAIMSFPSNYPNSPPSVKFTSEIWHPNVYTDGRVCISILHPPGDDPNGYELASERWTPVHTVESIVLSIISMLSSPNDESPANVEAAKMWRENREEFRKKVGRCVRKSQEML, via the exons atggcGTCCCAAGCCAGCCTTCTCCTTCAAAAACAACTCAAAG ATCTTTGCAAAAACCCTGTCGATGGCTTTTCTGCCGGTTTGGTTGATGAAACCAATATTTTTGAATGGAGTGTCACCATAATTGGACCTCCTGATACTCTCTA TGAGGGAGGGTTTTTCAATGCCATCATGAGTTTTCCTTCCAATTACCCTAATAGTCCACCATCAGTGAAATTCACCTCAGAGATATGGCACCCTAATG TATATACTGATGGCCGAGTTTGCATATCAATTCTCCATCCTCCTGGTGATGATCCTAATGGTTACGAGCTTGCAAGTGAGCGTTGGACACCTGTTCACACA GTAGAGAGTATAGTATTGAGTATCATATCCATGCTTTCCAGTCCAAATGATGAATCTCCTGCAAATGTTGAAGCTGCA AAAATGTGGAGAGAAAATAGGGAGGAATTCAGGAAGAAGGTCGGTCGATGTGTAAGAAAATCACAAGAGATGTTGTGA